One window of the Gemmatimonadaceae bacterium genome contains the following:
- a CDS encoding IS30 family transposase, whose translation MTYTQITHEERYAISALRKLGYSCAAIARELGRAPSTISREVRRNAWRTDGRTYWVDRAQSYTNERRRASRRNARITAEEWAFVEHWIREDWSPEQIVGFHARFGIRTPSHESIYRHIHADRERGGTLYTHLRVMTKNLRKRYGTYDSRGRLAGKRHISTRPAGAENRSRFGHWEGDTVMGSTTDTACILTLVERKSGFIAIGQLDSRQAPETNARLRQLIEAQPRPVRTLTLDNGTEFHSYEKLEAVVDAKCYFATPHHSWERGSNENANGLIRQYLPKRRSMKGLTQRDCQRIADKLNRRPRKRLGFKTPAEVYAA comes from the coding sequence CAGATCACCCACGAAGAAAGGTACGCCATTTCGGCCCTGCGGAAGCTGGGCTACTCCTGCGCCGCCATCGCACGGGAGCTCGGGCGTGCCCCCAGCACCATCAGCCGCGAGGTGCGCCGCAATGCCTGGCGCACGGATGGTCGCACGTACTGGGTCGACCGCGCCCAGTCCTACACCAACGAGCGGCGACGCGCCTCGCGCCGGAACGCGCGGATCACCGCCGAGGAATGGGCCTTCGTCGAGCACTGGATCCGCGAGGACTGGAGCCCCGAGCAAATCGTGGGGTTCCATGCGCGCTTCGGGATTCGCACGCCGAGCCACGAGTCGATCTACCGGCACATCCACGCCGACCGCGAACGCGGCGGGACGCTGTACACGCACCTGCGCGTGATGACGAAGAACCTGCGCAAGCGCTATGGCACCTACGACAGCCGCGGACGCCTTGCGGGGAAGCGGCACATCTCGACGCGGCCGGCCGGCGCCGAGAATCGCTCGCGCTTCGGGCATTGGGAAGGCGACACGGTGATGGGGAGCACGACGGACACCGCGTGCATCCTGACGCTCGTCGAGCGGAAGTCAGGCTTCATCGCGATCGGGCAGCTCGACTCACGCCAGGCGCCGGAGACGAACGCCCGCCTCCGGCAGCTCATTGAGGCGCAGCCGCGGCCGGTCCGCACGCTGACGCTCGACAACGGCACGGAGTTCCACTCCTATGAAAAGCTCGAGGCGGTCGTCGACGCGAAGTGTTACTTCGCCACGCCGCATCACTCGTGGGAGCGCGGCAGCAACGAGAACGCCAACGGATTGATCCGGCAGTACCTGCCGAAGCGTCGCTCGATGAAGGGGCTGACGCAGCGCGACTGCCAGCGCATCGCGGACAAGCTCAACCGTCGGCCACGCAAGCGACTCGGCTTCAAAACGCCGGCGGAAGTCTATGCCGCCTAA